The following proteins are encoded in a genomic region of Methylibium petroleiphilum PM1:
- the clsB gene encoding cardiolipin synthase ClsB — protein MTAPAGAPPPDDPVLSEALAWYAHARAVFSGGNEVQLLRGGDALFPAMIESIGHATHEVWLATYIYGDDVAAQAVSAALVAAARRGVRVRVVVDGFGSLHALAALRERLEPAGVALAVFRPTQRWWNWLQPGQLRRLHQKLCVVDGQVGFVGGINVLDDRHDLNHGWGDTPRLDYAVRVRGAVVGPVEQTARAMWTRAAFGRDWRDEVRQIARSSQPMARARRLLRRLRIAVRRGSPGGFGAGALQPVRVAFVVRDNLSQRRSIERSYIDALRRAQQRIDIVSAYFYPGFEFRRALLAAARRGVRVRLLLQGKADYRFAALAAQALYDELLAHGVAVFEYTPAFLHAKVALVDQRWATVGSSNIDPLSLLVNLEANVIVDDRGFAATLSRELDRDFAVSREITAPVPVAGWRRWLRRGFVAWVARLYLRAAGAGGRY, from the coding sequence ATGACCGCTCCGGCCGGCGCCCCGCCGCCGGACGACCCCGTGCTGTCCGAGGCCCTGGCCTGGTATGCCCATGCCCGGGCCGTGTTCAGCGGCGGCAACGAGGTGCAGTTGCTGCGTGGCGGCGATGCGCTGTTCCCGGCCATGATCGAGTCGATCGGCCACGCCACGCACGAGGTCTGGCTCGCCACCTACATCTATGGCGACGACGTCGCGGCGCAGGCCGTGTCGGCGGCGCTCGTCGCGGCGGCCCGGCGCGGCGTGCGCGTCCGCGTGGTGGTGGACGGCTTCGGTTCGCTGCATGCGCTGGCGGCGCTGCGCGAGCGGCTCGAGCCCGCGGGCGTGGCGCTGGCCGTGTTCCGGCCGACGCAGCGCTGGTGGAACTGGCTGCAGCCCGGCCAGCTGCGCCGCCTGCACCAGAAGCTCTGCGTGGTCGACGGGCAGGTCGGCTTCGTCGGCGGCATCAACGTGCTCGACGACCGCCACGACCTCAACCACGGCTGGGGCGACACCCCGCGGCTCGACTACGCGGTGCGTGTGCGGGGCGCGGTGGTCGGGCCGGTCGAGCAGACGGCCCGCGCGATGTGGACGCGTGCCGCCTTCGGTCGCGACTGGCGTGACGAGGTGCGACAGATCGCGCGCAGCAGCCAGCCGATGGCGCGCGCGCGCCGCCTGCTGCGACGCCTGCGCATCGCGGTGCGGCGCGGCTCGCCAGGAGGCTTCGGCGCCGGTGCGCTGCAGCCGGTGCGAGTCGCCTTCGTGGTGCGCGACAACCTCAGCCAGCGCCGCAGCATCGAGCGCAGCTACATCGACGCGCTGCGCCGTGCGCAGCAGCGCATCGACATCGTGTCAGCCTACTTCTACCCCGGCTTCGAGTTCCGCCGCGCGCTGCTGGCCGCGGCGCGGCGCGGCGTGCGTGTGCGGCTGCTGCTCCAGGGAAAAGCCGACTATCGCTTCGCCGCGCTGGCGGCGCAGGCGTTGTATGACGAACTGCTGGCGCACGGCGTGGCGGTGTTCGAGTACACCCCGGCCTTCCTGCACGCGAAGGTGGCGCTGGTCGATCAGCGCTGGGCCACGGTGGGCAGTTCCAACATCGACCCGCTGTCGCTGTTGGTCAACCTGGAGGCGAACGTGATCGTCGATGACCGCGGCTTCGCGGCCACCCTGTCGCGCGAGCTGGACCGCGACTTCGCCGTCTCGCGCGAGATCACCGCACCGGTGCCGGTGGCCGGCTGGCGGCGCTGGCTGCGCCGGGGCTTCGTCGCCTGGGTGGCCCGGCTCTACCTGCGCGCAGCCGGCGCCGGCGGGCGCTACTGA
- a CDS encoding endonuclease/exonuclease/phosphatase family protein, protein MNPLQSSVLPPASGDERRLRVATYNIHKGVRGVGPAKRLEIHNLGLAIEALDADLVCLQEVRRFHKRDARRFDRTSFGWPQQGQAEFLAPEGYDVAYRTNAITRHGEHGNALLSRWSIGEPNHHDVSDHRFEQRGLLHVQVNWQGRAVDTIVAHFGLSHSSRLRQVQRLAAFVRQELDPAVPLLVAGDFNDWGERLDGAMQEAGLRRAVAPSAKGLQRSLTFPSLAPVFALDRVYTRGWRCVSTFVPRGATWARMSDHLPLVAEFEPLEA, encoded by the coding sequence ATGAACCCGCTGCAGTCCTCGGTGCTGCCGCCGGCCTCGGGCGACGAGCGGCGGCTGCGCGTGGCCACCTACAACATCCACAAGGGGGTGCGTGGCGTCGGCCCGGCCAAGCGGCTGGAGATCCACAACCTCGGGCTCGCGATCGAGGCGCTGGACGCCGACCTGGTGTGCCTGCAGGAAGTGCGGCGCTTTCACAAGCGCGACGCGCGGCGCTTCGACCGCACGTCGTTCGGCTGGCCACAGCAGGGGCAGGCCGAGTTCCTGGCGCCGGAAGGCTACGACGTGGCCTACCGCACCAACGCCATCACGCGCCACGGCGAGCACGGCAATGCGCTGCTGTCGCGCTGGTCGATCGGTGAGCCGAACCACCACGACGTGTCGGACCATCGCTTCGAGCAGCGCGGGCTGCTGCACGTGCAGGTCAATTGGCAGGGGCGGGCGGTCGACACCATCGTCGCCCATTTCGGCCTCAGCCACTCGAGCCGCCTGCGGCAGGTGCAGCGTCTCGCAGCCTTCGTGCGGCAGGAGCTCGATCCCGCCGTGCCGCTGCTCGTGGCCGGCGACTTCAACGACTGGGGCGAACGCCTCGACGGTGCGATGCAGGAGGCCGGTCTCCGGCGCGCCGTGGCGCCGTCGGCCAAGGGGCTGCAGCGCAGCCTGACGTTTCCGTCGCTGGCGCCGGTGTTCGCGCTGGATCGCGTCTACACCCGCGGCTGGCGTTGCGTGTCGACCTTCGTGCCGCGTGGTGCCACGTGGGCCCGCATGTCGGACCATCTGCCGCTGGTGGCCGAGTTCGAGCCGCTGGAGGCGTGA
- a CDS encoding glucosamine inositolphosphorylceramide transferase family protein: MKLEILLDPHPASHACKVAEALRMEWSASDAASSTINLSSAGQQRFCVEFLIDDGLEQYRLGTRRAGLGSAIAGRNRVRVLAVRLAPESPVGELLGEAEIRISTTRPWSNADEIARAAIALTRQGVASRTAGKPIDLRLTTAPRPGVRKTLSWLLDPFARSLWTSIKWRLGRQERQQWMIGALPRSSIHADGPFPWQDVQWIEPPAGGIMADPCLVKDGDEHWLFYEHMLFSDTKATLYAARLEPRTGELTAPRQVLSEPHHLSFPNVFRWDGDWFMLPEQGESGAVRLYRATAFPNAWAHYRDLLPDFPGLDPVLFWHDGKWWLFVTRSAVPCVDDNLHLFWSDSISGEFFSHPLNPIKTGLFGSRMAGMIFEQDGQIIRPAQDGRNGYGHGLALYSIENLTTTEYREKLLLDWTPQTEGPFQYGLHALDVCGDYVVVDAQRAITHHSK; encoded by the coding sequence ATGAAACTCGAAATACTTCTGGATCCGCATCCCGCTTCTCACGCGTGCAAAGTGGCCGAAGCGCTTCGAATGGAGTGGAGCGCATCGGACGCGGCTTCGTCAACGATCAATCTTTCTTCTGCCGGCCAACAGCGTTTTTGCGTCGAGTTCTTGATCGATGACGGCCTCGAGCAGTACCGACTGGGAACGCGTCGCGCCGGGCTAGGCAGTGCGATCGCCGGGCGCAATCGGGTGCGAGTTCTCGCCGTCCGACTGGCACCGGAAAGTCCCGTCGGTGAACTGCTGGGCGAAGCGGAGATTCGCATCAGCACCACGCGCCCGTGGAGCAATGCAGATGAAATTGCCAGGGCCGCCATCGCTCTCACGCGGCAAGGCGTGGCGAGCCGTACGGCCGGCAAACCAATCGACTTGAGGTTGACGACCGCCCCCCGACCGGGGGTGCGCAAGACGCTTTCGTGGCTGCTCGATCCGTTCGCGCGCAGCCTCTGGACTTCGATCAAGTGGCGACTCGGGCGTCAGGAGCGCCAGCAATGGATGATCGGCGCACTGCCGCGGTCGAGCATTCACGCAGATGGTCCTTTCCCTTGGCAAGACGTGCAATGGATCGAGCCGCCGGCAGGCGGGATCATGGCCGATCCTTGCTTGGTCAAAGACGGGGACGAACACTGGCTGTTCTATGAGCACATGCTGTTCTCCGACACCAAGGCGACGCTTTACGCCGCGCGGCTCGAGCCTCGCACCGGCGAATTGACGGCCCCGCGGCAAGTGCTCAGCGAGCCCCATCATTTGTCGTTCCCCAACGTGTTCAGATGGGATGGGGACTGGTTCATGCTGCCCGAACAAGGGGAGAGCGGAGCCGTGCGCCTTTATCGCGCTACCGCCTTCCCGAATGCGTGGGCCCACTATCGCGACTTGCTGCCAGATTTTCCGGGCCTTGATCCCGTGCTTTTTTGGCATGACGGCAAATGGTGGCTCTTCGTCACTCGCAGCGCTGTTCCATGCGTCGACGACAATCTTCATCTTTTTTGGTCGGATTCAATTTCAGGCGAATTTTTTTCGCACCCCCTGAACCCCATCAAAACAGGTCTGTTCGGCTCCAGGATGGCTGGAATGATTTTCGAGCAGGACGGCCAAATAATTCGACCCGCGCAAGACGGGCGAAACGGTTATGGTCATGGATTGGCGCTTTATTCGATTGAAAACCTCACCACGACAGAATACAGGGAAAAGCTATTGCTCGATTGGACGCCGCAAACCGAAGGGCCGTTTCAGTATGGTTTGCACGCTCTCGATGTTTGCGGAGATTACGTGGTGGTGGATGCGCAAAGGGCTATCACCCACCACTCAAAATGA
- a CDS encoding FmdB family zinc ribbon protein, with translation MPIYAYRCESCGHAQDVLQKISDPLLTVCPSCGASAFKKQLTAAGFQLKGSGWYVTDFRNGAQPAAATAKAPKTDGVATATPTAAPAADSSGGGAGGNSSGGDAGGGATPASTTSAAAGGCGSSCACH, from the coding sequence ATGCCGATCTACGCCTATCGCTGCGAGTCCTGCGGCCATGCGCAGGACGTGCTTCAGAAGATCTCCGATCCGTTGCTCACGGTCTGTCCTTCCTGTGGCGCCAGCGCGTTCAAGAAGCAGCTCACCGCTGCCGGGTTCCAGCTCAAGGGCTCGGGGTGGTACGTCACCGACTTCCGCAATGGCGCCCAGCCCGCGGCTGCGACGGCCAAGGCGCCCAAGACGGATGGTGTCGCCACCGCCACGCCAACTGCTGCACCGGCTGCCGACAGCAGCGGTGGAGGCGCCGGCGGCAACAGTTCGGGCGGCGATGCGGGTGGCGGCGCCACCCCGGCCTCCACGACATCGGCGGCCGCGGGCGGCTGCGGCTCGTCCTGTGCCTGCCACTGA
- a CDS encoding DUF502 domain-containing protein translates to MKKYLIAGLLVWLPLAITIWVLHSVLGLLDGVFAWLLSASQALLPAAAHSPLEMLKQIPGLGVIVMLVGLLLTGMFATNIVGQWWLRQGSRVLQQIPIVKSIYSSVKQVSDTLFSSSGNAFREAVLVQYPRQGSWTIAFVTGRPGGEAGEHLSGDYLSLYVPTTPNPTSGFFLMVPRADVVALAMSVDEALKYIISMGVVAPPTHLPAQPVRNLAG, encoded by the coding sequence TTGAAAAAGTACCTGATCGCCGGCCTGCTGGTCTGGCTGCCGCTGGCCATCACCATCTGGGTCCTGCATTCGGTGCTCGGCCTGCTCGACGGCGTGTTCGCCTGGCTGCTCAGCGCTTCGCAGGCGCTGCTGCCGGCGGCCGCGCATTCGCCGCTCGAGATGCTCAAGCAGATCCCCGGCCTGGGCGTGATCGTCATGTTGGTCGGCCTGCTGCTGACCGGCATGTTCGCGACCAACATCGTCGGCCAGTGGTGGCTTCGCCAGGGTAGCCGCGTGCTCCAACAGATCCCGATCGTCAAGTCGATCTACAGCTCGGTGAAGCAGGTCTCGGATACGCTGTTTTCGAGCAGCGGCAACGCCTTCCGCGAGGCGGTGCTGGTGCAGTACCCGCGCCAGGGCTCGTGGACCATCGCCTTCGTCACCGGCCGGCCGGGCGGCGAGGCGGGCGAGCACCTGAGCGGCGACTATCTCAGCCTCTATGTCCCCACCACGCCCAACCCGACCTCTGGCTTCTTCCTCATGGTGCCGCGCGCCGATGTCGTCGCGCTCGCGATGAGCGTCGACGAGGCGCTGAAGTACATCATCTCGATGGGCGTCGTGGCGCCGCCGACGCACCTTCCGGCACAGCCGGTGCGAAATCTGGCGGGTTGA
- the nudB gene encoding dihydroneopterin triphosphate diphosphatase: MTTPSRPYKIPESVLVVIHTPALEVLLIERADHPGFWQSVTGSKDTAGETLLETCVREVAEETGIEVGSREVPAAALRDWRLSNVYEIYPVWRHRYAPGVTHNTEHVFGLTVPRDIAIRLAPREHLRHVWLPYQEAADRCFSPSNAEAVLQLPRLWQGGA, encoded by the coding sequence GTGACGACGCCATCCCGCCCGTACAAGATCCCCGAATCCGTGCTCGTGGTGATCCACACCCCGGCGCTCGAGGTCCTGCTGATCGAGCGGGCCGACCATCCGGGCTTCTGGCAGAGCGTCACCGGCTCCAAGGACACCGCTGGCGAGACCCTGCTGGAGACCTGCGTCCGCGAGGTGGCGGAGGAAACCGGCATCGAGGTCGGGTCGCGCGAGGTGCCTGCGGCCGCGCTGCGCGACTGGCGGCTCTCCAATGTCTATGAGATCTACCCGGTCTGGCGCCACCGCTACGCGCCGGGAGTGACCCACAACACCGAACATGTGTTCGGGCTCACGGTGCCGCGCGACATCGCGATCCGTCTGGCACCGCGCGAGCACCTTCGTCACGTGTGGCTGCCGTACCAGGAGGCGGCCGACCGCTGCTTCTCCCCTTCGAATGCCGAGGCCGTGCTGCAGCTGCCGCGGCTTTGGCAGGGTGGAGCATGA
- a CDS encoding polysaccharide deacetylase family protein, translating to MNRIVNAIKGRLPAHFADRMEERIGGLRDFERLESHDSSALTITCDDSARRDQDIVSVLDSQNLKGVISVSPDLVGTDGFLDYAALRDMQAGGHELAFHGNDHSPFTDIHPLRKLTDSVAEGLSRLQDQGLSTQTVVYPCGNNNRRIRQALAPFFRAGVSTWFGVNSGKRINRYSIRRVPFGAYASQHAPSEHWYRDMIDVALREPRWIILMLHPGSTEHTPDHTAMLQRLTQYALERGLPIRSVSEHLDTLQPEPVRGNDHFQAGVS from the coding sequence ATGAATCGCATCGTCAATGCAATCAAAGGGCGTTTGCCGGCTCATTTCGCGGACCGCATGGAGGAGCGAATTGGGGGGCTGCGAGACTTCGAGCGCCTCGAATCTCATGATTCGTCTGCACTGACGATCACATGCGACGACAGTGCCCGGCGCGACCAGGATATCGTTTCAGTGCTCGACTCTCAGAATCTCAAGGGCGTGATCTCGGTCTCCCCCGATCTGGTCGGCACTGATGGATTTCTTGACTATGCTGCACTGCGCGATATGCAGGCCGGCGGGCACGAGCTTGCCTTTCACGGCAACGATCATTCGCCGTTCACGGATATCCATCCGCTCAGGAAGCTGACCGATAGCGTCGCAGAAGGGCTGTCTAGACTTCAAGATCAAGGCTTGTCGACGCAGACCGTCGTCTATCCCTGCGGCAATAACAATCGACGGATTCGGCAGGCCTTGGCGCCCTTCTTCCGCGCTGGTGTGTCGACCTGGTTCGGTGTGAATTCGGGGAAACGTATCAATCGATACTCTATTCGTCGCGTTCCTTTCGGCGCCTACGCCAGCCAGCATGCACCGTCCGAGCACTGGTACAGAGACATGATCGATGTCGCGCTCAGAGAGCCGCGCTGGATCATTCTGATGTTGCACCCAGGTTCGACCGAACACACGCCCGATCACACGGCCATGCTCCAGCGCCTGACGCAGTACGCGTTGGAGCGAGGATTGCCGATTCGCAGCGTGTCTGAACATCTTGATACCCTTCAACCGGAGCCGGTGCGGGGGAATGACCATTTCCAAGCGGGCGTGTCATGA
- a CDS encoding undecaprenyl-phosphate glucose phosphotransferase, producing MFEDRSYKRTFYSAPQSVTSLVAAFLEPTVSVVTYVAVSHWFDDPILRASLTLCLLVFVLTFPGRNRFRDNMVAAGIDIVSSWLVLLAILALCGYATRSLQFFSRDVLISWALLVPVLQWVAVWIGKVVIRRRSALPEARRTAVVVGASPLGVKVARALTTGGDAGIDFVGYFDDRTDERVHVDGMAKRLGGLADVASYVSTHGIREVYITLPLGSQPRIVELLESVQGTTASLYFVPDVFGISIIQGRFEDVNGVPVVGICETPFTGTNDLVKRVSDMVIASIILVLISPVLIAVAIGVKLSSPGPIIFRQKRNGLDGDEITVYKFRSMTTQDNGAVIKQATKGDSRITKFGAFIRRTSLDELPQFFNVLQGRMSIVGPRPHAVAHNQMYRELIKAYMVRHKVKPGITGWAQVNGFRGETDTVEKMQARVEYDLEYLRNWSLALDLQIIIRTVRMMFFDRNAY from the coding sequence ATGTTCGAAGACCGCAGCTACAAGAGAACGTTCTACAGCGCGCCGCAGTCGGTGACCTCGCTGGTTGCCGCGTTTCTCGAGCCGACGGTATCGGTGGTGACCTATGTCGCGGTCAGCCATTGGTTCGATGATCCTATCCTTCGTGCGTCGCTTACGCTGTGCCTGCTCGTCTTCGTGCTCACGTTCCCGGGGCGCAATAGGTTCCGAGACAACATGGTCGCGGCCGGCATCGACATCGTGTCGTCCTGGCTCGTCTTGCTGGCCATCTTGGCATTGTGCGGGTATGCAACACGTAGCTTGCAGTTCTTCAGCCGCGACGTCCTGATCAGCTGGGCCCTGCTCGTCCCCGTCTTGCAGTGGGTCGCCGTCTGGATCGGCAAGGTCGTCATCCGGCGCCGCTCCGCACTGCCCGAAGCTCGACGTACTGCAGTGGTGGTCGGCGCAAGCCCGCTCGGCGTCAAGGTCGCTCGAGCCCTCACCACGGGCGGCGACGCCGGCATCGATTTCGTCGGCTACTTCGACGACCGAACAGACGAGCGCGTGCATGTCGACGGAATGGCCAAACGTCTGGGCGGACTGGCCGACGTGGCGTCGTATGTTTCGACCCACGGCATCCGCGAGGTCTACATCACGTTGCCGCTGGGCTCACAGCCTCGCATCGTCGAACTTCTCGAATCGGTGCAGGGGACGACGGCCTCGCTCTACTTCGTGCCGGACGTCTTCGGCATCAGCATCATTCAAGGGCGATTCGAGGACGTCAACGGGGTCCCAGTCGTCGGCATTTGCGAGACGCCCTTCACTGGCACTAACGATCTGGTCAAGCGAGTGAGTGACATGGTGATCGCGTCGATCATTCTGGTGTTGATCTCGCCAGTCCTGATCGCCGTCGCCATCGGCGTCAAGCTCAGTTCGCCGGGCCCGATCATCTTTCGGCAGAAGCGCAACGGTCTCGACGGTGACGAGATCACCGTGTACAAGTTTCGCTCAATGACCACTCAAGACAACGGTGCGGTCATCAAGCAGGCCACCAAGGGCGACAGCCGGATCACGAAGTTCGGTGCCTTCATCCGACGCACTTCGTTGGACGAGCTACCGCAGTTCTTCAATGTCCTCCAGGGCCGCATGAGCATCGTTGGTCCGCGCCCGCACGCGGTCGCCCACAATCAGATGTATCGCGAGTTGATAAAGGCCTATATGGTTCGGCACAAGGTCAAACCCGGCATCACGGGTTGGGCCCAAGTCAACGGCTTCCGTGGCGAAACGGACACGGTCGAAAAAATGCAAGCTCGTGTCGAATACGATTTGGAGTATCTACGCAATTGGTCGCTCGCTCTTGATCTGCAGATCATCATCCGGACGGTCCGCATGATGTTCTTCGACAGGAACGCGTACTGA
- the aspS gene encoding aspartate--tRNA ligase gives MRTTYCGLVSEMLLGQTVTLMGWAHRRRDHGGVIFIDLRDREGLVQVVCDPDRAEMFKAAEGVRNEFCLKIVGKVRARPAGTENANLVSGKVELLCHELEVLNPSVTPPFQLDDDNLSETTRLTHRVLDLRRPAMQKNLILRYRVAMEVRKFLDANGFIDIETPMLTKSTPEGARDYLVPSRVNEGMFFALPQSPQLFKQLLMVSGFDRYYQITKCFRDEDLRADRQPEFTQIDIETSFLDEEEIRGMFEGMIRTVFRAVMNVELPGYPVMKYAEAMHRFGSDKPDLRVKMEFTELTEVMKDVDFKVFSAPAQAKGGRVVALRVPGGGEMSRSEIDGYTEFVKIYGAKGLAWIKVNDASKGREGLQSPIVKNLHDAAIAEIIARSGARNGDLLFFGADKAKVVNDAIGALRVKIGHSDFGKSGGLFEDKWAPLWVVDFPMFEHDEEGDRWAAVHNPFTAPKDGHEDLMDTDPGKCIAKAYDMVLNGWELGGGSVRIHRAEVQSKVFSALKIGPDEAQLKFGFLLDALQYGAPPHGGLAFGLDRLVTLMTKADSIRDVIAFPKTQRAQDLLTHAPSPVDEKQLRELHIRLRNPAAGQSGV, from the coding sequence ATGCGTACCACCTACTGCGGCCTCGTCAGCGAAATGCTGCTCGGCCAGACCGTGACCCTGATGGGCTGGGCCCACCGCCGCCGCGACCATGGCGGCGTGATCTTCATCGACCTGCGCGACCGAGAGGGCCTGGTGCAGGTCGTCTGCGACCCCGACCGTGCCGAGATGTTCAAGGCCGCCGAAGGCGTGCGCAACGAGTTCTGCCTGAAGATCGTCGGCAAGGTCCGCGCTCGGCCGGCCGGCACCGAGAACGCCAACCTCGTGAGCGGCAAGGTCGAACTGCTGTGCCATGAGCTCGAGGTGCTGAACCCGAGCGTCACGCCGCCGTTCCAGCTCGACGACGACAACCTCAGTGAAACCACGCGTCTCACGCACCGCGTGCTCGACCTGCGCCGCCCGGCGATGCAGAAGAACCTGATCCTGCGCTACCGGGTCGCGATGGAGGTGCGCAAGTTCCTCGATGCCAACGGCTTCATCGACATCGAGACGCCGATGCTGACCAAGAGCACGCCCGAGGGCGCGCGCGACTACCTCGTGCCGAGCCGCGTCAACGAGGGCATGTTCTTCGCGCTGCCGCAGTCGCCGCAGCTGTTCAAGCAGCTGCTGATGGTGTCCGGCTTCGACCGCTACTACCAGATCACCAAGTGCTTCCGCGACGAGGACCTGCGCGCAGACCGCCAGCCCGAGTTCACACAGATCGACATCGAGACCTCGTTCCTCGACGAGGAAGAGATCCGCGGCATGTTCGAAGGCATGATCCGCACGGTGTTCCGGGCGGTGATGAACGTGGAGCTGCCCGGCTACCCGGTCATGAAGTACGCCGAGGCGATGCACCGCTTCGGCTCCGACAAGCCGGACCTGCGCGTGAAGATGGAGTTCACCGAGCTCACCGAGGTGATGAAGGACGTGGACTTCAAGGTGTTCTCGGCCCCCGCCCAGGCCAAGGGTGGCCGCGTGGTCGCGCTGCGCGTGCCTGGCGGCGGCGAGATGAGCCGCAGCGAGATCGACGGCTACACCGAGTTCGTCAAGATCTACGGGGCCAAGGGCCTGGCCTGGATCAAGGTCAACGACGCGAGCAAGGGCCGCGAGGGCCTGCAGAGCCCGATCGTCAAGAACCTGCACGACGCGGCGATCGCCGAGATCATCGCGCGCAGCGGCGCGCGCAACGGCGACCTGCTGTTCTTCGGGGCCGACAAGGCCAAGGTCGTCAACGACGCCATCGGCGCGCTGCGCGTCAAGATCGGCCACAGCGACTTCGGCAAGTCGGGTGGCCTGTTCGAGGACAAGTGGGCGCCGCTGTGGGTGGTCGATTTCCCGATGTTCGAGCACGACGAGGAGGGCGATCGCTGGGCCGCGGTGCACAACCCGTTCACGGCGCCGAAGGACGGCCACGAGGACCTGATGGACACCGATCCCGGGAAGTGCATCGCCAAGGCCTACGACATGGTGCTCAACGGCTGGGAGCTCGGTGGTGGTTCGGTGCGGATCCACCGCGCCGAGGTGCAGAGCAAGGTGTTCAGCGCACTCAAGATCGGCCCCGACGAGGCCCAGCTCAAGTTCGGCTTCCTGCTCGACGCGCTGCAGTACGGCGCACCCCCGCACGGCGGCCTCGCCTTCGGGCTCGATCGTCTGGTCACGCTGATGACCAAGGCCGATTCGATCCGCGACGTGATCGCCTTTCCGAAGACCCAGCGCGCCCAGGATCTGCTGACGCACGCGCCGAGCCCGGTCGACGAGAAGCAGCTGCGCGAGCTGCACATCCGGCTGCGCAACCCAGCGGCAGGCCAGAGCGGCGTCTGA
- the ubiB gene encoding ubiquinone biosynthesis regulatory protein kinase UbiB, which produces MRDLARLVYIVFIVLRYGLDELALSSFRQRWVRGLARLVGVGRRLDAPRGARLRMALERLGPIFVKFGQVLSTRRDLLPVDVADELAKLQDDVPPFPAEQAVALVEAAFGRPLDQLFASFEHEPVASASIAQVHFAVLKNGREVAVKVLRPGVLQIIDSDLALLRVLAGWADRYSADGKRLKPREVVAEFDKYLHDELDLVREAANATQLRRNMEGLDLVLVPEMIWDLCTPGVMVMERMTGVPISQVARLREAGIDFQKLARDGVTIFFTQVFRDGFFHADMHPGNIQVSVAPQTFGRYVALDFGIIGTLTESDKDYLAQNFIAFFRRDYKRVAELHLESGWVPAGTRIDELEGAIRACCEPYFDRPLKEISLGQVLLRLFQTSRRFNVEIQPQLVLLQKTLLNVEGLGRQLDPELDLWSTAKPFLERWMHEQIGWRGLIERLKDEAPRYAKMLPELPRLLHDALEAQARARPAAHGDGPSDALLAALLAEQRRTNRLLQAVLCTGVGFLMGLLVVQIWQRWPG; this is translated from the coding sequence ATGAGGGATCTCGCGCGCCTGGTCTACATCGTTTTCATCGTCCTCCGGTACGGGCTCGACGAACTGGCGCTGTCGAGTTTCCGCCAGCGCTGGGTGCGTGGGCTGGCCCGGCTGGTCGGCGTGGGGCGGCGCCTCGATGCGCCGCGCGGTGCGCGCCTGCGCATGGCCCTGGAGCGACTCGGCCCGATCTTCGTCAAGTTCGGGCAGGTCCTGTCGACCCGGCGCGATCTGCTTCCGGTCGACGTGGCCGACGAACTGGCCAAGCTCCAGGACGACGTGCCACCGTTCCCCGCCGAACAGGCGGTGGCGTTGGTGGAGGCGGCTTTCGGTCGACCGCTGGACCAGCTGTTCGCCAGCTTCGAGCACGAGCCGGTCGCCAGCGCGTCGATCGCGCAGGTGCATTTCGCGGTCCTGAAGAATGGCCGCGAAGTGGCTGTCAAGGTCCTGCGCCCTGGCGTGCTGCAGATCATCGACTCGGATCTGGCGCTGCTGCGTGTCCTGGCCGGCTGGGCCGACCGCTACTCGGCCGACGGCAAGCGGCTGAAGCCGCGCGAGGTGGTGGCGGAGTTCGACAAGTATCTGCACGACGAGCTGGACCTGGTGCGCGAGGCCGCCAATGCCACTCAGCTGCGCCGCAACATGGAGGGACTGGATCTCGTGCTGGTGCCCGAGATGATCTGGGACCTCTGCACGCCCGGCGTGATGGTCATGGAGCGCATGACGGGCGTGCCGATCAGCCAGGTGGCGCGGCTGCGAGAGGCGGGTATCGATTTCCAGAAGCTCGCGCGCGACGGCGTGACGATCTTCTTCACGCAGGTCTTCCGTGACGGCTTCTTCCATGCCGACATGCACCCGGGCAACATCCAGGTCAGCGTGGCGCCGCAGACCTTCGGGCGCTATGTCGCGCTCGACTTCGGGATCATCGGCACGCTCACGGAGTCCGACAAGGACTACCTTGCGCAGAACTTCATCGCCTTCTTCCGCCGAGACTACAAGCGGGTGGCCGAGCTGCATCTCGAGTCGGGCTGGGTGCCGGCCGGGACCCGCATCGACGAACTCGAGGGCGCGATCCGCGCTTGCTGTGAACCCTATTTCGACCGCCCGCTGAAGGAAATCTCGCTCGGCCAGGTGCTTTTGCGGCTGTTTCAGACCTCGCGGCGCTTCAACGTCGAGATCCAGCCGCAGCTGGTGCTGCTCCAGAAGACCTTGCTCAATGTGGAGGGCCTGGGGCGCCAGCTCGATCCCGAACTCGACCTGTGGAGCACCGCCAAGCCCTTCCTCGAGCGTTGGATGCATGAGCAGATCGGCTGGCGCGGCCTGATCGAGCGTCTCAAGGACGAAGCGCCGCGCTACGCGAAGATGCTGCCCGAGTTGCCGCGGCTCCTGCACGACGCGCTCGAGGCGCAGGCCAGGGCGCGCCCGGCGGCCCACGGCGACGGCCCGTCCGACGCCCTGCTCGCCGCGCTGCTGGCCGAGCAGCGGCGCACCAACCGCCTGCTGCAAGCGGTGCTCTGCACCGGCGTCGGCTTCCTGATGGGCCTGTTGGTGGTGCAGATCTGGCAGCGCTGGCCCGGTTGA